From one Mycolicibacterium sp. HK-90 genomic stretch:
- a CDS encoding DUF2537 domain-containing protein, with protein MTDDSTPWGTGLTVAGFVAAVIGAAIVVLGVGLLRVHPLLAIGLNMVAVGGLAPTVWGWRHRPVWRWFVLGAGVGVAFGWLALLAIGLTQG; from the coding sequence GTGACCGACGATTCCACGCCGTGGGGGACGGGCCTGACCGTGGCCGGGTTCGTGGCCGCGGTGATCGGCGCGGCGATCGTGGTGCTCGGCGTGGGGTTGTTGCGCGTGCATCCGCTGCTGGCGATCGGCCTGAACATGGTGGCCGTCGGCGGGCTGGCGCCCACGGTGTGGGGCTGGCGGCACCGGCCGGTGTGGCGTTGGTTCGTGCTCGGCGCGGGCGTCGGCGTGGCCTTCGGGTGGCTTGCGCTGCTCGCCATCGGGTTGACGCAGGGCTGA
- a CDS encoding RNA methyltransferase: protein MSQLHVIDIGDPADSRLDDFRDLNSVDRRPDLPSGKGLVIAEGVLVVQRMLASRFIPRALLGTDRRLGELAADLDGVDVPFYRATAEVMAAAVGFHLNRGVLASASRAPELSVAGVIADARTVAVLEGVNDHENLGSIFRNAAGLAVDAVVFGAGCADPLYRRAVRVSMGHALLVPFARATAWPDDLELLRDNGFRLLAMTPDPAAATLSDAMVQLEGDRVAVLVGAEGPGLTERTMRASDMRVRIPMSRGTDSLNVATAAALAFYERARLRH, encoded by the coding sequence GTGAGTCAGCTGCACGTCATCGACATCGGCGATCCGGCCGATTCCCGGTTGGACGATTTCCGCGATCTCAACAGCGTGGACCGCCGGCCCGATCTGCCCAGCGGAAAGGGCCTGGTGATCGCCGAAGGCGTGCTGGTGGTCCAGCGCATGCTGGCCTCCCGGTTCATTCCGCGTGCATTGCTGGGCACCGACCGGCGCCTGGGCGAACTGGCGGCCGACCTCGACGGGGTCGACGTGCCGTTCTACCGGGCCACCGCGGAGGTGATGGCCGCGGCGGTCGGGTTCCACCTCAACCGCGGGGTGTTGGCCTCGGCCTCCCGAGCGCCGGAGCTGTCGGTCGCCGGGGTGATCGCTGACGCTCGCACCGTGGCGGTGCTCGAAGGGGTCAACGACCACGAGAACCTCGGCTCGATCTTCCGTAACGCCGCCGGGCTCGCGGTGGACGCCGTGGTGTTCGGGGCGGGATGTGCCGACCCGCTGTACCGCCGGGCGGTGCGGGTGTCGATGGGGCACGCCCTGCTGGTTCCGTTCGCCCGCGCCACGGCGTGGCCCGATGACCTGGAGCTGTTGCGGGACAATGGTTTTCGCCTTCTCGCCATGACGCCCGACCCGGCTGCCGCGACCCTCTCGGACGCGATGGTGCAACTCGAGGGGGACCGCGTCGCGGTGCTGGTCGGTGCCGAGGGGCCGGGCCTGACCGAGCGCACGATGCGGGCCAGCGATATGCGGGTGCGGATCCCCATGTCGCGCGGCACCGATTCGCTCAATGTCGCCACCGCCGCCGCGTTGGCTTTCTACGAACGCGCCAGGCTGCGGCACTGA
- a CDS encoding MarR family winged helix-turn-helix transcriptional regulator, which produces MKDPEARLANDLALAVVRLARQLRTRRAESPVSLTQFSALATLAKEGAMTPSALALRERVRPPSMTRVIASLAEQGLVARAAHPLDGRQIVVSASPAGMTLVDAERRASQEWLKAQLSRLDPDERQTLITAADLMSAMVLEGA; this is translated from the coding sequence GTGAAGGATCCGGAGGCGCGGCTCGCGAATGATCTGGCCCTGGCGGTTGTTCGTCTCGCGCGTCAATTACGTACGCGGCGTGCGGAATCCCCGGTTTCGCTGACCCAGTTCTCCGCGCTGGCCACGTTGGCCAAGGAGGGCGCGATGACGCCGAGCGCCTTGGCGTTGCGGGAGCGGGTGCGCCCGCCGTCGATGACCCGGGTGATCGCCTCCTTGGCGGAGCAGGGGCTGGTGGCCCGGGCTGCGCATCCGCTCGATGGCCGCCAGATCGTGGTGTCGGCTTCACCGGCCGGGATGACTCTCGTCGACGCTGAGCGGCGCGCCAGCCAGGAGTGGCTCAAGGCGCAGCTGTCGCGGTTGGATCCCGACGAACGCCAGACCCTGATCACCGCGGCCGACCTGATGTCGGCGATGGTCCTCGAAGGCGCGTGA
- a CDS encoding DUF2530 domain-containing protein, whose translation MTEEPDEPTPQPPALPAALLEPWPVILVIAAGWLIATILAFTVTGLHHWRPFTLAGLAIGVLGTCIFLIQRRAVRRGSRGAQSGLT comes from the coding sequence ATGACCGAGGAGCCCGACGAGCCGACGCCCCAGCCGCCGGCCCTGCCTGCCGCCCTGCTGGAACCGTGGCCGGTGATCCTGGTGATCGCCGCGGGCTGGCTGATCGCCACGATCCTGGCCTTCACGGTGACCGGGCTGCACCACTGGCGGCCGTTCACCCTCGCCGGGCTCGCGATCGGCGTTCTCGGCACGTGTATCTTCCTGATCCAGCGCCGTGCCGTACGCCGCGGATCCCGCGGTGCACAAAGCGGATTGACCTGA
- a CDS encoding SRPBCC family protein, producing MAAPLLQASVDIDAPVDKVWALVSDLSRMPQWSPQCRLMKPLGPVRPGTRTFNLNRRKFVFWPTTSRLTEVIDNQKLAFLVEGNNTVWSYELEPTATGTRLTESRHAENGTTAVSNALVNALFGGVPSFEDELVDGMNASLARIKAAAEN from the coding sequence ATGGCCGCACCACTTCTGCAAGCCAGCGTCGACATCGACGCGCCGGTCGACAAGGTATGGGCACTGGTCTCGGACCTGAGCCGGATGCCGCAGTGGAGCCCGCAGTGCCGCCTGATGAAACCGCTCGGGCCCGTGCGTCCGGGGACCCGCACGTTCAACCTGAACCGGCGCAAGTTCGTATTCTGGCCGACCACGTCACGCCTCACCGAGGTCATCGACAACCAGAAGCTGGCCTTCCTGGTGGAAGGCAACAACACGGTGTGGAGCTACGAACTGGAACCCACCGCGACCGGCACCCGCTTGACCGAATCCCGCCATGCCGAGAACGGCACCACCGCGGTGTCCAACGCTCTGGTGAACGCGTTGTTCGGCGGCGTACCCAGCTTCGAGGACGAACTCGTCGACGGGATGAACGCCTCACTGGCCCGGATCAAGGCCGCGGCGGAGAACTGA
- a CDS encoding alpha/beta fold hydrolase produces MTVVLVHGNPETDAIWEPLIDALGRDDVVQLSPPGFGAPLPAEFPATYLAYRDWLEGELETLGGPVDLVGHDWGGGHVVNVVMHRPELVRSWASDVVGLFDPDYVWHDLAQVWQTPVEGEQLVETMFGGAVADRAAQMTALGIPIGIATSIAEAQGPEMGRAILSLYRSARQPAMAEVGRALENARARPGLSLLATDDPYLGAAEIRQRAAERAGARTEVLDGLGHWWMVQAPERAAEVLTRFWESAA; encoded by the coding sequence ATGACAGTTGTCCTCGTGCACGGCAACCCGGAGACCGACGCCATCTGGGAGCCGCTGATCGACGCCCTCGGCCGCGACGACGTGGTGCAGTTGTCGCCGCCGGGCTTCGGGGCCCCGCTACCCGCCGAGTTCCCGGCCACCTATCTGGCCTACCGGGACTGGCTCGAAGGTGAACTGGAAACCCTCGGCGGCCCGGTCGACCTCGTCGGGCACGACTGGGGTGGCGGCCATGTGGTGAACGTGGTGATGCACCGGCCCGAACTCGTGCGCAGCTGGGCCAGCGACGTCGTCGGGTTGTTCGACCCGGACTACGTCTGGCACGACCTGGCGCAGGTGTGGCAGACGCCCGTTGAAGGTGAGCAACTGGTCGAGACGATGTTCGGCGGGGCGGTCGCGGACCGCGCCGCCCAGATGACCGCCCTGGGCATACCGATCGGCATCGCCACATCTATCGCGGAGGCCCAGGGCCCGGAGATGGGCCGGGCGATCCTGTCCCTGTACCGCTCGGCACGGCAACCCGCGATGGCCGAGGTCGGACGAGCGTTGGAGAACGCACGGGCGCGGCCCGGGTTGTCCCTGCTGGCCACCGACGATCCCTACCTCGGAGCGGCCGAGATCAGGCAGCGCGCGGCGGAGCGGGCAGGTGCCCGCACCGAGGTACTGGACGGGCTGGGGCACTGGTGGATGGTGCAGGCTCCCGAGCGCGCCGCGGAGGTGCTCACCCGCTTCTGGGAAAGCGCCGCCTAG
- a CDS encoding DUF3027 domain-containing protein gives MESVTESAEQTPETPPAAPSQEQEAVLVGAAEQARAALIEFSGEGAVGEYLGVSIEDSSSATHRFLADLPGYRGWQWAVVVAAYPGADHATISELVLVPGPTALLAPQWVPWQDRVRPGDLGPGDLLAPPPNDPRLVPGYLATGDPLIDDTAMEVGLGRRQVLGEWGRAQAAQRWHDGDYGPGSAMARSTRRVCRDCGFYLPLGGALGVMFGVCANELSADGHVVEAEYGCGAHSDTPQPPGTGSPMYEPYDDGVLDLAEPPSSS, from the coding sequence ATGGAAAGCGTGACCGAATCTGCTGAGCAGACCCCCGAGACACCCCCGGCTGCACCGTCGCAGGAGCAGGAGGCGGTGTTGGTGGGTGCCGCCGAGCAGGCACGTGCGGCCCTGATCGAGTTCAGCGGCGAAGGCGCCGTCGGGGAGTACCTCGGTGTGAGCATCGAGGATTCCTCCTCGGCCACGCACCGGTTCCTGGCTGATCTGCCTGGTTACCGCGGCTGGCAGTGGGCTGTCGTGGTGGCCGCCTACCCGGGTGCAGACCACGCGACGATCAGTGAGTTGGTCCTGGTTCCGGGGCCGACGGCGCTGTTGGCGCCGCAGTGGGTGCCGTGGCAGGACCGGGTCCGCCCGGGTGACCTCGGGCCCGGCGATCTGCTGGCTCCGCCGCCGAATGATCCGCGTCTGGTGCCGGGGTACCTCGCCACCGGCGATCCGCTGATCGACGACACCGCGATGGAGGTCGGCCTGGGCCGGCGTCAGGTCCTCGGAGAGTGGGGCCGGGCGCAGGCGGCACAGCGCTGGCATGACGGCGACTACGGGCCGGGTTCGGCGATGGCCCGCTCGACCCGCCGGGTGTGCCGGGACTGCGGGTTCTACCTGCCGCTCGGTGGTGCGCTGGGCGTCATGTTCGGTGTCTGCGCCAACGAGCTGTCGGCCGACGGTCACGTGGTGGAAGCCGAGTACGGCTGCGGCGCCCATTCGGATACGCCGCAACCGCCGGGCACCGGTTCGCCGATGTACGAGCCGTACGACGACGGTGTACTCGACCTGGCCGAGCCGCCGAGCAGCAGCTAG
- a CDS encoding MFS transporter, with the protein MANYPSDETHRRQPRQSVPSSNRWLPPLDDQHTARYSAHDVPPHSPGVGAAAGEKVTVTRAAAARSREMGSRMYGFVHRAATADGADKSGLTALTWPVVANFAVDAAMAVALANTLFFAAASGESKSKVALYLLITIAPFAVIAPLIGPALDRLQHGRRVALAASFALRTVLIVVLIANYDGATGSYPSWVLYPCALGMMVLSKSFSVLRSAVTPRVLPPSIDLVRVNSRLTTFGLLGGTVVGGGIAAAAEYLFNVAQLPGALYVVVAVTVAGAVLSMRIPKWVEVTAGEVPTTLSYHGQSGGGGEMRRHPGKPKAERQPLGRNTITALWGNCTIKVMVGFLFLYPAFVAKSHDASGWEQLLILGLIGAAAGIGNFAGNVTAARLALGHPAQLVVRAATAVTAVALATALTGNLLVAAGATLVTSGASAIAKASLDASLQDDLPEASRASAFGRSESVLQLAWVTGGATGVLIYTDLSVGFTTITAVLILGLAQTIVSYRGESLIPGLGGNRPVLAAREGGNSPTTAPTNARWGAQ; encoded by the coding sequence ATGGCCAACTACCCCAGCGACGAAACCCACCGCCGGCAACCCAGACAATCGGTGCCGAGCTCCAACCGCTGGCTGCCGCCACTCGATGACCAACACACCGCCAGGTATTCGGCGCACGACGTCCCGCCCCACTCGCCCGGGGTCGGAGCCGCAGCCGGGGAGAAGGTAACCGTCACCCGGGCCGCAGCCGCACGCAGCCGCGAAATGGGCTCGCGGATGTACGGTTTCGTGCACCGCGCCGCGACCGCCGACGGCGCCGACAAATCCGGGCTGACCGCTCTGACCTGGCCGGTGGTGGCCAACTTCGCCGTCGACGCGGCCATGGCCGTCGCGCTGGCCAACACCCTGTTCTTCGCCGCGGCCAGCGGCGAATCCAAGAGCAAGGTCGCGCTGTACCTGCTGATCACGATCGCCCCGTTCGCGGTGATCGCCCCGCTGATCGGTCCGGCGCTGGACCGGCTGCAGCACGGCCGCCGGGTGGCGCTGGCGGCGTCGTTCGCGCTGCGCACCGTGCTGATCGTGGTGCTGATCGCCAACTATGACGGCGCCACCGGAAGCTACCCGTCCTGGGTGCTCTACCCGTGCGCGCTCGGCATGATGGTGCTGTCCAAATCCTTCTCGGTGCTACGCAGCGCCGTCACCCCACGGGTGCTGCCCCCGTCGATCGACCTGGTCCGGGTGAACTCCCGGCTGACCACCTTCGGCCTGCTGGGCGGCACCGTCGTCGGTGGCGGCATCGCCGCGGCCGCCGAATACCTGTTCAACGTGGCACAACTGCCCGGGGCGCTGTATGTGGTCGTCGCGGTCACCGTCGCCGGTGCGGTGCTGTCGATGCGGATCCCGAAGTGGGTCGAGGTCACCGCGGGCGAGGTGCCGACCACCCTGAGCTACCACGGCCAATCCGGCGGGGGCGGTGAGATGCGCCGGCACCCCGGAAAACCGAAGGCCGAACGTCAGCCGCTGGGCCGCAACACCATCACCGCCCTGTGGGGCAACTGCACCATCAAGGTGATGGTCGGATTCCTGTTCCTCTACCCCGCATTCGTCGCCAAATCGCACGACGCCAGCGGCTGGGAACAGCTGTTGATCCTCGGGCTGATCGGCGCCGCCGCCGGGATCGGCAACTTCGCCGGCAACGTCACGGCCGCGCGCCTGGCGCTCGGCCATCCCGCGCAGCTGGTCGTGCGGGCCGCCACCGCCGTGACCGCCGTCGCCCTCGCCACCGCACTCACCGGCAATCTGCTGGTGGCCGCCGGGGCCACCCTGGTCACCTCGGGTGCCAGCGCCATCGCCAAGGCCTCGCTCGACGCGTCGCTGCAGGACGACCTGCCCGAGGCGTCGCGGGCCTCGGCATTCGGCCGGTCCGAATCGGTTTTGCAGCTGGCCTGGGTGACCGGCGGTGCGACCGGGGTACTGATCTATACAGACCTCTCAGTCGGGTTCACTACGATCACGGCCGTGCTGATACTCGGTCTGGCGCAGACAATCGTGAGCTACCGCGGCGAATCCCTGATTCCCGGCCTGGGCGGTAACCGCCCGGTCCTGGCTGCGCGAGAAGGTGGCAACTCACCCACCACAGCCCCGACGAATGCCCGCTGGGGAGCGCAGTGA
- a CDS encoding DUF2771 domain-containing protein, giving the protein MKRTLMALALVVVLAIAGTAVGIWRLSSGHDDQLPQISAYSHGHLVRIGPFQYCDVLNLDDCRETRDAGELPVTEKNPVQLSVPSSVSRAPWRLLRVYENPIDTTVTYYTPNSTLAVTIPTVDPNRGRLTGLAVQLLTLVQDQNGEQFALPHAEWSISTVWPEEAALAR; this is encoded by the coding sequence GTGAAGCGCACCCTGATGGCCCTGGCCCTCGTCGTTGTCCTGGCCATCGCCGGTACCGCAGTAGGGATCTGGCGGCTCAGCAGTGGCCACGACGATCAACTGCCGCAGATCAGCGCCTACTCCCACGGCCATCTGGTGCGGATCGGCCCGTTCCAGTACTGCGACGTGCTCAATCTCGACGACTGCCGGGAAACGCGCGACGCGGGTGAACTGCCGGTCACCGAGAAGAACCCCGTGCAGCTCTCGGTGCCCAGCTCGGTCAGCCGGGCGCCGTGGCGGCTGCTGCGGGTGTACGAAAACCCCATCGACACCACGGTCACCTACTACACGCCCAATTCCACACTGGCCGTGACCATCCCGACCGTCGACCCCAACCGCGGCCGGCTCACCGGCCTGGCCGTGCAGCTGCTGACCCTGGTCCAGGACCAGAACGGCGAGCAGTTCGCTTTGCCGCACGCCGAATGGTCGATCAGCACGGTCTGGCCGGAGGAAGCTGCACTAGCCCGCTGA
- a CDS encoding glutathione S-transferase family protein: protein MAQGSYVASGSGEFNRDTNYITTRITRDGSDGFPVEAGRYRLIVARACPWANRTIIVRRLLGLEDALSIGFCGPTHDARSWTFDLDPDGLDPVLRIPRLQDAYFKRDPDYPKGITVPAIVEIATGAVVTNDFAQMTLDFSTEWTEYHREGAPDLYPEPLRDEIDSVAKRVYTEVNNGVYRCGFAGSQDAYDKAYDRLFTALDWLSERLATQRYLVGDTITEADVRLFTTLARFDPVYHGHFKCNRSKLAEMDVLWAYARDLFQTPGFGDTVDFVQIKQHYYIVHSDINPTRIVPKGPDLANWLTPHGRESLGGRPFGDGTPPGSTREGERVPAGHSAG, encoded by the coding sequence ATGGCCCAAGGTTCCTACGTCGCGAGCGGCAGCGGCGAGTTCAATCGCGACACCAACTACATCACCACCCGCATCACTCGTGACGGCAGTGACGGCTTTCCCGTGGAGGCCGGCCGGTACCGGCTGATCGTGGCGCGCGCCTGCCCGTGGGCGAACCGCACCATCATCGTGCGCCGGCTGCTGGGTCTGGAAGATGCTCTGTCCATTGGCTTTTGCGGACCGACGCATGACGCGCGCAGCTGGACGTTCGATCTCGATCCCGACGGGCTCGATCCGGTGTTGCGTATCCCGCGGTTGCAGGACGCGTATTTCAAACGCGATCCCGACTACCCGAAGGGCATCACCGTGCCCGCGATCGTCGAGATCGCCACGGGTGCCGTGGTGACCAACGACTTCGCGCAGATGACGCTGGACTTCTCCACGGAATGGACCGAGTACCACCGCGAGGGTGCGCCGGATCTCTATCCCGAGCCGTTGCGCGACGAGATCGACTCAGTGGCCAAGCGCGTCTACACCGAGGTGAACAACGGTGTGTACCGCTGCGGCTTCGCCGGCTCGCAGGACGCCTACGACAAGGCCTACGACCGCTTGTTCACCGCGCTGGACTGGTTGTCTGAACGATTGGCCACCCAGCGTTATCTGGTGGGCGACACCATCACCGAGGCCGATGTCCGGTTGTTCACCACGCTGGCCCGGTTCGACCCGGTCTATCACGGCCACTTCAAGTGCAACCGGTCGAAGCTGGCCGAGATGGACGTGCTGTGGGCCTATGCCCGGGACCTGTTTCAAACCCCGGGTTTCGGCGACACCGTCGACTTTGTCCAGATCAAGCAGCACTACTACATCGTGCATTCGGACATCAATCCGACGCGGATCGTGCCGAAGGGTCCGGACCTGGCCAACTGGTTGACGCCACACGGTCGGGAATCCTTGGGCGGCAGGCCTTTCGGTGACGGCACACCGCCGGGGTCGACGCGCGAGGGCGAGCGGGTGCCGGCCGGGCACTCAGCGGGCTAG
- a CDS encoding cold-shock protein: MPTGKVKWYDAEKGFGFLSQEDGEDVYVRSSALPAGVEGLKAGQRVEFGVAAGRRGPQALSLKLIDPPPSLSRARREAERPEHKHTPDELHGMVSDMITLLEDIVQPELRKGRYPDRKVARRVSEVVKAVAQELDA, from the coding sequence GTGCCGACCGGCAAGGTTAAGTGGTACGACGCCGAAAAGGGCTTCGGCTTTTTGTCCCAGGAGGACGGCGAGGACGTGTACGTGCGTTCCTCGGCGCTGCCCGCGGGCGTCGAGGGCCTCAAGGCCGGTCAACGCGTCGAGTTCGGCGTGGCGGCGGGGCGGCGTGGTCCGCAGGCATTGAGCCTCAAACTCATCGATCCGCCGCCGAGCCTGAGCCGGGCCCGGCGCGAGGCCGAACGTCCCGAGCACAAGCACACTCCCGATGAACTGCACGGCATGGTGTCGGACATGATCACGCTGCTCGAGGACATCGTGCAGCCCGAGCTGCGCAAGGGCCGTTACCCCGATCGCAAGGTCGCGCGCCGGGTGTCCGAGGTGGTCAAGGCCGTCGCGCAGGAGCTCGACGCCTGA
- a CDS encoding YccF domain-containing protein produces the protein MRVVLNIIWLIFGGLWLALGYLLAAVLCFILIITIPFGFASLRIASYALWPFGRTIVDKPGTRPGALVGNIIWIVLFGWWLALGHLVSAVAMAVTIIGIPLALADLKMIPVSLVPLGKEIVPVDSLKVPA, from the coding sequence ATGCGAGTGGTACTCAATATCATCTGGTTGATCTTCGGCGGCCTGTGGTTGGCGCTGGGCTACCTGCTGGCCGCCGTGCTGTGCTTCATCCTGATCATCACCATCCCGTTCGGGTTCGCCTCGCTGCGCATCGCCTCCTACGCCCTGTGGCCGTTCGGCCGCACGATCGTGGACAAACCCGGCACCCGGCCCGGCGCGCTGGTCGGCAACATCATCTGGATCGTCCTGTTCGGCTGGTGGCTGGCGCTCGGACACCTGGTGAGCGCGGTGGCCATGGCGGTCACCATCATCGGAATCCCATTGGCGCTGGCCGATCTCAAGATGATCCCGGTCTCGCTGGTGCCGCTGGGCAAGGAGATCGTCCCGGTCGACTCGCTGAAGGTCCCGGCATGA
- the moaA gene encoding GTP 3',8-cyclase MoaA, which yields MTLTPLGLPSVNRSGGPAVGAPADPAPTSGPLVDTYGRVATDLRVSLTDKCNLRCTYCMPADGLDWLPGEALLSTEELSRLLRIAVTRLGITSVRFTGGEPLVTRHLEDVVAAAAALHPRPEITLTTNGIGLARRAAGLKQAGLDRINVSLDSVDATHFARITRRDRLADVLDGLAAAKAAGLDPVKVNAVLDPVSGLDDAVELLRYCLHHGYQLRIIEQMPLDAGHTWQRGAVIDADSILSTLRRHFDLRPDPKPRGSAPAELWQVAASDTHPGGTVGVIASVSHAFCSACDRTRLTADGQIRSCLFSTEESDLRALLRGGADDAAVEAAWRTAMWAKPAGHGINNPDFVQPVRPMSAIGG from the coding sequence ATGACGCTGACCCCACTCGGGTTGCCCTCCGTGAACCGATCCGGCGGACCGGCAGTTGGCGCCCCCGCCGATCCGGCGCCGACGAGCGGCCCGCTGGTGGACACCTATGGCCGGGTGGCCACCGACCTGCGCGTCTCACTGACCGACAAGTGCAATCTGCGTTGTACCTATTGCATGCCTGCCGACGGCCTGGACTGGTTGCCCGGCGAGGCCCTGCTGAGCACGGAGGAACTGAGCCGGCTGCTGCGCATCGCCGTCACCCGGCTGGGCATCACCAGCGTGCGGTTCACCGGTGGCGAGCCACTGGTCACCCGCCACCTGGAAGACGTGGTGGCCGCCGCGGCCGCCCTGCACCCGCGGCCCGAGATCACCCTGACCACCAACGGCATCGGGCTGGCCCGGCGCGCCGCGGGTCTCAAACAGGCCGGGCTGGACCGCATCAACGTGTCGCTGGACAGCGTCGACGCCACGCACTTCGCCCGGATCACTCGCCGCGACCGGCTGGCCGACGTGCTGGATGGCCTGGCGGCCGCCAAGGCGGCGGGGCTGGATCCGGTGAAGGTCAACGCGGTCCTCGATCCGGTGTCCGGCCTCGACGACGCGGTCGAGCTCCTGCGGTACTGCCTGCACCACGGCTACCAGCTGCGCATCATCGAGCAGATGCCGCTGGACGCCGGACATACCTGGCAGCGTGGCGCAGTGATCGACGCCGATTCGATCCTGAGCACGCTGCGGCGGCACTTCGACCTGCGGCCCGATCCGAAACCGCGCGGCTCGGCGCCGGCCGAGCTGTGGCAGGTGGCCGCGTCCGATACCCATCCTGGCGGCACGGTCGGCGTCATCGCCTCGGTGTCGCACGCCTTCTGTTCGGCCTGTGACCGCACCCGGTTGACGGCCGACGGCCAGATCCGCAGTTGCCTGTTCTCGACGGAAGAGAGCGACCTGCGCGCCCTGCTGCGCGGCGGCGCCGACGACGCGGCCGTCGAGGCGGCGTGGCGGACGGCGATGTGGGCCAAGCCCGCCGGGCACGGCATCAACAACCCGGATTTCGTGCAGCCCGTGCGGCCGATGAGCGCGATCGGCGGATAG
- a CDS encoding MoaD/ThiS family protein: MTVDTIAVTIRYFAAAAAAAGVDAETLDIEKDTSIATLVEQLSGRDAELARVLKRCSYLCDGVAVRDMDKRVSTPQTLDVLPPFAGG; encoded by the coding sequence ATGACAGTCGACACCATCGCCGTCACGATCCGTTATTTCGCCGCTGCGGCGGCGGCTGCCGGAGTTGATGCGGAAACGTTAGATATCGAAAAGGACACCTCGATCGCGACGCTCGTCGAGCAACTCAGCGGTCGCGACGCGGAGCTCGCCCGAGTGCTAAAACGCTGCTCATACCTGTGCGACGGGGTGGCCGTCCGCGATATGGACAAGCGCGTATCAACGCCTCAGACCCTTGATGTGTTACCGCCCTTCGCCGGCGGCTAG
- a CDS encoding transglycosylase family protein, which translates to MSSGRHRKPTSSSSAKNVAKIAFTGAVLGGGGLAMAGQAMAATDGEWDQVARCESGGNWAINTGNGYHGGLQFSPSTWSSHGGGEYAPNAYLATKEEQIAVAERVLASQGKGAWPTCGRGLSGATPRNVVSEPAPAPLDAPAVNGELPADPMAAPLPAPPAPEALPPAPEALPPAPEAPPAPEALPPAPEAPPAPEALPPAPEAPPAPEALPPAPEAAPMDPALAPAPEAAPVIDAALQVPAPEAPPAPAPEAPPAPAPEAPAPLPADAPAPAPADWDQAPAPVDQPQTWSLHVGAPLPLDPVLPPAPAPAPAPAPAPAAAPAVAAPAAADPLAPLNNVDIPQPAFDMAEQIATNGVPAVPAEGVPHLASPQNLPPGTTVDNPSQVPGQGPNMTYLREIWHAIQTQDISGKDALLALTQRPLTTPDTPGGEAPNLPVAPVDPAAAPAPVPAPPA; encoded by the coding sequence ATGAGTAGTGGACGGCACCGCAAGCCCACTTCCTCGTCTTCAGCCAAGAATGTCGCCAAGATCGCCTTCACCGGCGCTGTGCTCGGTGGTGGCGGCCTCGCCATGGCCGGTCAGGCCATGGCCGCGACCGACGGCGAGTGGGATCAGGTAGCCCGCTGCGAATCCGGCGGCAACTGGGCGATCAACACCGGCAACGGCTATCACGGCGGCCTGCAGTTCTCCCCCAGCACGTGGTCCTCCCACGGTGGTGGCGAGTACGCACCCAACGCCTACCTGGCCACCAAGGAAGAGCAGATCGCCGTCGCCGAGCGGGTTCTCGCCAGCCAGGGCAAGGGCGCTTGGCCCACCTGCGGTCGCGGCCTCTCCGGCGCCACCCCGCGCAACGTGGTCAGCGAGCCCGCTCCGGCCCCGCTGGACGCACCCGCGGTCAACGGTGAGCTGCCGGCCGATCCGATGGCCGCCCCGCTGCCCGCTCCTCCGGCCCCTGAGGCACTGCCGCCGGCTCCCGAGGCATTGCCCCCGGCTCCCGAAGCCCCGCCCGCTCCCGAGGCGTTACCGCCCGCCCCCGAGGCCCCGCCGGCACCTGAAGCGTTGCCGCCCGCCCCCGAGGCTCCGCCTGCGCCGGAGGCCCTGCCGCCGGCACCTGAGGCCGCCCCGATGGACCCTGCGCTGGCCCCGGCCCCTGAAGCCGCTCCGGTCATCGACGCCGCACTGCAGGTGCCCGCACCCGAGGCACCGCCGGCGCCCGCGCCTGAGGCACCGCCGGCACCTGCCCCCGAGGCACCCGCGCCGCTGCCCGCAGACGCTCCGGCCCCCGCCCCGGCGGACTGGGATCAGGCTCCGGCCCCGGTCGATCAGCCGCAGACCTGGTCGCTGCACGTCGGCGCACCGCTGCCGCTCGATCCGGTGCTGCCCCCGGCTCCCGCACCGGCTCCGGCTCCGGCTCCGGCCCCTGCCGCCGCGCCCGCGGTCGCCGCACCCGCAGCAGCGGATCCGCTGGCCCCGCTCAACAACGTGGACATCCCGCAGCCGGCGTTCGACATGGCCGAGCAGATCGCCACCAACGGAGTCCCGGCGGTTCCCGCCGAGGGCGTCCCGCATCTGGCCAGCCCGCAGAACCTGCCTCCGGGCACCACCGTCGACAATCCGTCGCAGGTGCCGGGCCAGGGCCCGAACATGACCTATCTGCGGGAGATCTGGCACGCAATCCAGACCCAGGACATCAGCGGCAAAGACGCCCTGCTGGCGCTGACCCAGCGTCCGCTGACCACCCCGGACACCCCGGGTGGCGAGGCCCCGAATCTTCCGGTCGCCCCGGTTGATCCGGCCGCCGCTCCGGCTCCCGTCCCGGCCCCGCCGGCCTGA